Sequence from the Pirellulales bacterium genome:
GTTGCTGTACAAAGAGTTCCAGGTCTTCAGTTTCGACCCGGGTTTTGCCCGCGCGCAGGGTTGGCCGACACTGGCGCTCGACATGACGATGATGGGGACGCTGGCGCTGGTGACCGTCGTCGGGCTGCCGACAGTGGGTGTGGTGCTGATGGCGGCGATGCTGATCATCCCCGGCGCGGCGGCACGCTTCTGGACCGATCGGCTGGGGCGAATGCTGGTCATCTCAGGCTTGATCGGCGCGGGAGCGGGTATCGGCGGCACGTTGATTTCGGCCGGCACGATCGAAAGCCTGTTGGGATTCGATCCGTTGGCTTTCGGCCATAACACGCGCAACTTGCCGACCGGGCCAGTGATCGTGCTGTGCGGTACGACGCTCTTCGTGATCTCGCTATTGTTCGCGCCGCGCCGCGGGGCCGTGGCGCGGATGTTGCGAACGCTGGGCGTGCGCCGCCGCATCGCCCGCGAAAACTTGCTCCGCTCCTTATATGAATTGAGCGAATCCCGTTTTCCGGACCTGCCCGAGGTTCCCTTAAAGCAATTGGTCGACGAGCGCACTTGGAGCGCAGGCACCGTGCGCCGCCTGGTCGCCTGGGGCAACACGGCAGGCTTAATCGAACGATCCGCGGGCGGCGTGCGCCTGACTTCGGCCGGACGCAAACGTGCCGAGAAGCAGGTGCGCCTGCACCGGCTGTGGGAACTATTTCTGATCTCGGGAGCTGACATCGCCCCGGACCATGTCGACCGCGATGCCGACTCGATCGAGCACTTCCTCACGCCCGAAATCACCGCGGCGCTGGAAGCACAGCTCGGCGCTCAGGGATATCTGCCCCCTGCGAGCGGCGTAGTGCCCGACTCGCCCCACGGGCTGGCCGCAACCATCACGAGCCGGCCCACAGGCCAGGAGCCGGCAAGTGACTGAATGGTTTTCGTCCCTCAACGTGCAAGTCCAAGATGCCGTGCTGGTGATCGGCATTGCCACGCTGACGAATGTCGCCTGCGCGCTGCTCGGCTGCTATTTGGTCCTGCGACGCATGAGTTTGCTGGGGGACGCGTTGTCGCACGCGGTGCTGCCGGGACTGATCGTGGCGTTCATCCTGGCTGGCAGTATGAATATCGTCTACATGTTTGCCGGCGCACTGGCCGTTGGCTTGTTGACCACCTTTCTCACTCAGGCAGTACATCGGCAGGGGAACGTGCCGGCCGATGCGGCCATCGGCGTTGTGTTCACTTCACTTTTTGCGCTGGGTGTGATCCTGATCAAACGATACGGTCAGGGCGTGGATCTCGATCCCGATTGCGTGCTGTATGGTCAGATCGACCTGGTCGAGTTTTATACCGTGTCACTCGGGGGATTCGAAGTTCCACGAGCCCTCGTATCCATCGCCCCGGTGCTGGCACTTAACGTGGCGGTCATACTACTGCTCTGGAAGGAGCTGAAAATCAGCGCCTTCGATCCGGCATTGGCCACCACGATGGGGATCAATGCCGATCGGCTGTTTTATCTGCTGATGGCACTCGTGGCCCTTACGACCGTGGCCTCGTTCGAGCAGGTCGGCTCGATACTGGTGATTGCGATGCTCATCGTACCCGGCGCCACGGCGCAACTGCTGACCGATCGGTTGAGCCGCATGATGCTGATCGCGGCCGGCGTGGGAGTGGTGTCGGCCGTGCTGGGCTACGTGCTGTCGCTGGCGTGGAACGTCTCGGCGGCTGGACCGATGGCCGTCGTTGCTGGCGGCTGTTATGCGGCGGCGGCGCTGGCCTCGCCGCGCTATGGCATTCTAAGCGCTTTGGTGCGCAACGCGCAGACTTCGCTGCGAATCGTTCGCGAGGACTTGTTGGCGATGCTCTATCGCTTAGAGGAATTGCACATCGAGCGTCGCCTCGGCCCTCGCGAAGCCACCCAGGCCGTCGGGGCAGGCGTGCTCGCCGAACTCGGGCTGCGCTCCCTGTTGCGTCGTGGCGAGCTGGCACGTGGCGAGCGCGGCTTGGAACTGACCGAACGCGGACGCCGCCGCGCGGCCGAGCTTGTGCGTTCGCACCGGTTGTGGGAAGCGTACCTGGTCGAGCATCTTGGCCTGGCAGCCGACCATGTCCACGATCCGGCCGAACGGATGGAGCATTTCATCGACGCCCGCCTGCAGGAGCAGATCGTCGCCGACCTCAGCAATGCTCAACAGGACCCCCACGGCCGCGAGATCCCTGCCGGGCCGTAGTGTTCGAAACCGGCCACGCGGCGTGTGCCGGCTCTCGAGAAGGTCAGCTGCGCCCCTTATTGCGGACGCGCGGTTTCGCCACGCGCAGGACCCCGAGGCCAGGGAATTCGTGCAGACCCGACCTTGGATTTCCGCAGATCGCATCCCCTGTCGCAATTTTTTCTGGATATTCTTGAGTTTCCCTTTGAGGGTGGGCGGCCCTCCGCGTCTAACCAAAGTGACGAGCGCCGCAATCGCGCGAGGGAGCAACAAGAGGCGACTCGTGGCCCATTTCTCGGAACTCGATCGGCTGGTGCTGGAACATCTGCCGGCGGCGCTACGCTTTGCCGTACGGATGACCGACGATCGAGACGCGGCCGAGGAGTTGGTCCAAGAGGCGCTCGTGCGCGTGGCCCAGCGGTGGGGAGCCTTCCGCGGCGAGGCCACGTTTCGCACGTGGCTGATTCGAATACTGATCAACGTTTTTCGCGATCAACTCCGGCGGCGGTCGTTAGCCATTGTTTCGCTCGATGAAGAAGAGCATGTCGCGTCCGACCCCAAAGCACGCGAACCGGTCGAGATCGCGGCGACCGGCGAGTTGTGCGAGCGTGTGGCCGTTGCAGTGTCGCGGCTACCACCACGGCAGCGCGAGGTGCTGGTATTGATCGTTTACGAGGAACTTTCCGTCGCTGAGACGGCCGTCCTGGTCGGCATCACCGAACAGAATGTTTATGCCACCCTGTCAGCGGCGCGCGGCCAATTGAAACGGCGATTGGCCCACGATCTCGGCTTTGCGGAAAAGTAAAATGCAATTCGTACAGCCACCCGACGAAAGCGACAACGGACTCGACCGCCTGCTCGGGGAAGCTCGTTGGCCGGAACCGACGTCCGAGCAGTTGACCCGCCTGCGCGGTGGCTGGACCTCGCTACAAACCAGGCGTCGGCGGCGAGGTTATCTGGTGCGCGTTTTGTCGACCCTTGCAGCCAGTCTGCTACTGGCTGCCGGTTTGATCGCATTGCGGGTTCCTAACGCTCTCCAGGCACCCGTCGAGCAGAACGATCAAATCGCAGGTCAAGCATCGACCGCGGAGGACGATGCCGAGTTGGCGCGTTCCGCTATCGCCAACGAGAAAATGGCGGCAAGCAGCGCGGTTCTCGGCCCGGATTCTCATCCGCATGTGGAGAACTCGCGTGTGACGGACACAGATTTGCCGCGTCGCGTGCAATCGCAGGAACCAAGCCTTTACGAGCGTGTGGCGATGATCGGACTGAAGCAATCGTCGCCAAAGACGTTATTGCGAAAGAAATCGCCGCCGCGGCGCATCGCCTCGTCTGCAAGTCGTCCAGATCACACGTTGCTAGTGCCTTCGCCCTTACTACAGCGCGTGCGCGAATGGGTGACACTGATTCCCGCCTCGCTGGACGACGCTGCCCGACAATTCGCGGTCCTCGTGCGTCACGCAGAGCGTTGGCAATGGCAACTCGTCGCCGCGTTCCCGCGGCACGCCGTTCGTTTCGTGTCCCGAGCAACGGTCGCCCGCGCAACGGATAGTGGCCGCGAAATCCCCAGCCCGAGCCCGCATGCCGCGTTCGTCGAAATGGTCGTCCACCAAGGGCGTCCGGCTGACATCGCGAACCTGATTACCCAGGAACCGGATGCCGCTTTGCGCGGTCGCTTGCTGGCGGCCCTGGCGGCGCGCGGCACGGCCGAAGCTGTCGAAGAATATCTGTACTTTGTCATGCGACCGGAGTGCAGCGTCGAAGCTCTCGACGCGCTCGCGGATGTTGCCGAACCACCCGACGGATTGTTTCTGGCATATTTTCGCTCTCCACAGGTCTCGCTGGGACTGGCCGCGGCCTTGGCACTGTCCCGGTCGCGAGATTCGTTGGTCGTCGACATCATGGTGTCCGCCATCGATGACGCCAGTTTGCGTCGACAAGCGCTTGTGGCGTTGCTGCTCAGTCGTGATCCGCGCGCGGCCGTCATTGTGAATGAGGCGCGTGGAAACCTGTATTTGATGGCAAGCGTCCGCGCGGCTGAATTGGAATTACATCAACTGGCTCAAACCCCGTAGAGGACTTTTATCATGCGTACGAATTGGCTTAGGCTTGGCGTGTTAGTGAGCGGCTGCGCCGCAATTGTGTCGAGCGCCGCGACGCGCGCCATCGCTGACGACGAGGAAGAGCAGCAACCGCTGGTGATCCGCGTCTATCGCGTCATCGACCTGGTCGCGCCTGTGCCAAACTATCCGTACGAAGGAACGTTCCTGCCAGGCATGTCGCGGACGACGCCCGGAACAGCAGGCGCGACCGGACTGTACA
This genomic interval carries:
- a CDS encoding iron chelate uptake ABC transporter family permease subunit yields the protein MIALSNTLLVMLGTSLLGAVAGIVGSFAVLRRRALVGDLLAHAALPGLCLAFLALNYRPASEGWFSPTTSGNGNWQFTAMLIGAFATGIIGVALVTLVCRYSRTKEDAAIGIVLSTFFGAGVVLSSLIQNLPTASSKAGLQTYIYGQAAGMTREDVWFIIIMAAACLLLVMLLYKEFQVFSFDPGFARAQGWPTLALDMTMMGTLALVTVVGLPTVGVVLMAAMLIIPGAAARFWTDRLGRMLVISGLIGAGAGIGGTLISAGTIESLLGFDPLAFGHNTRNLPTGPVIVLCGTTLFVISLLFAPRRGAVARMLRTLGVRRRIARENLLRSLYELSESRFPDLPEVPLKQLVDERTWSAGTVRRLVAWGNTAGLIERSAGGVRLTSAGRKRAEKQVRLHRLWELFLISGADIAPDHVDRDADSIEHFLTPEITAALEAQLGAQGYLPPASGVVPDSPHGLAATITSRPTGQEPASD
- a CDS encoding iron chelate uptake ABC transporter family permease subunit, which gives rise to MTEWFSSLNVQVQDAVLVIGIATLTNVACALLGCYLVLRRMSLLGDALSHAVLPGLIVAFILAGSMNIVYMFAGALAVGLLTTFLTQAVHRQGNVPADAAIGVVFTSLFALGVILIKRYGQGVDLDPDCVLYGQIDLVEFYTVSLGGFEVPRALVSIAPVLALNVAVILLLWKELKISAFDPALATTMGINADRLFYLLMALVALTTVASFEQVGSILVIAMLIVPGATAQLLTDRLSRMMLIAAGVGVVSAVLGYVLSLAWNVSAAGPMAVVAGGCYAAAALASPRYGILSALVRNAQTSLRIVREDLLAMLYRLEELHIERRLGPREATQAVGAGVLAELGLRSLLRRGELARGERGLELTERGRRRAAELVRSHRLWEAYLVEHLGLAADHVHDPAERMEHFIDARLQEQIVADLSNAQQDPHGREIPAGP
- a CDS encoding sigma-70 family RNA polymerase sigma factor — encoded protein: MAHFSELDRLVLEHLPAALRFAVRMTDDRDAAEELVQEALVRVAQRWGAFRGEATFRTWLIRILINVFRDQLRRRSLAIVSLDEEEHVASDPKAREPVEIAATGELCERVAVAVSRLPPRQREVLVLIVYEELSVAETAVLVGITEQNVYATLSAARGQLKRRLAHDLGFAEK